One window of the Melospiza melodia melodia isolate bMelMel2 chromosome 15, bMelMel2.pri, whole genome shotgun sequence genome contains the following:
- the RGMA gene encoding repulsive guidance molecule A: MRPPRERIVVKARAGWMGMGRGAGSTALGLFQILPVFLCIFPSVTSPCKILKCNSEFWAATSGSHHLGAEEAPEFCTALRAYAHCTRRTARTCRGDLAYHSAVHGIDDLMVQHNCSKDGPTSQPRLRTLPPGDSQERSDSPEICHYEKSFHKHSAAPNYTHCGLFGDPHLRTFTDTFQTCKVQGAWPLIDNNYLNVQVTNTPVLPGSSATATSKLTIIFKSFQECVEQKVYQAEMDELPAAFVDGSKNGGDKHGANSLKITEKVSGQHIEIQAKYIGTTIVVRQVGRYLTFAVRMPEEVVNAVEDRDSQGLYLCLRGCPANQQIDFQAVRSAQATEGRARRKGPSLPAPPEAFTYETATAKCREKLPVEDLYFQSCVFDLLTTGDVNFMLAAYYAFEDVKMLHSNKDKLHLYERTRVLSPGNTAPTGTHPALWVALLCLCWLCLL, encoded by the exons TGACATCTCCATGCAAGATCCTCAAGTGCAACTCTGAGTTCTGGGCGGCCACGTCGGGCTCGCACCACCTGGGCGCGGAGGAGGCGCCCGAGTTCTGCACGGCGCTGCGGGCCTACGCGCACTGCACGCGCCGCACCGCCCGCACCTGCAGGGGAGACCTGGCCTACCACTCGGCCGTGCATGGCATAGACGATCTCATGGTGCAGCACAACTGCTCCAAGGATGGCCCCACGTCCCAGCCCCGCCTCCGGACATTGCCCCCCGGGGACAGCCAGGAGCGCTCCGACAGCCCCGAGATCTGCCACTACGAGAAGAGCTTCCACAAGCACTCGGCCGCCCCCAACTACACCCACTGCGGGCTCTTTGGGGACCCCCACCTCAGGACTTTCACGGACACTTTCCAGACCTGCAAGGTGCAGGGGGCTTGGCCACTCATAGACAATAACTACCTGAACGTGCAGGTCACCAACACGCCTGTGCTGCCTGGCTCCTCGGCCACCGCCACCAGCAAG CTCACCATCATCTTCAAGAGCTTCCAGGAGTGTGTGGAGCAGAAAGTGTACCAGGCAGAGATGGACGAGCTCCCCGCCGCCTTCGTCGACGGCTCCAAGAACGGAGGGGACAAGCACGGGGCCAACAGCCTGAAGATCACGGAGAAGGTGTCGGGCCAGCACATCGAGATCCAGGCCAAGTACATCGGCACCACCATCGTGGTGAGGCAGGTGGGCCGCTACCTCACCTTCGCCGTGCGCATGCCGGAGGAGGTGGTCAACGCTGTggaggacagggacagccagggcctCTACCTGTGCCTCCGTGGCTGCCCGGCCAACCAGCAGATTGACTTCCAGGCCGTGCGCTCGGCCCAGGCCACCGAGGGCCGGGCCCGCAGGAAGGGGCCCAGCCTGCCCGCCCCGCCCGAGGCCTTCACCTACGAGACGGCCACGGCCAAGTGCAGGGAGAAGCTGCCCGTGGAGGACCTCTACTTCCAGTCCTGTGTCTTTGACCTCCTCACCACGGGGGACGTCAACTTCATGCTGGCTGCTTACTATGCCTTTGAGGACGTGAAGATGCTTCACTCCAACAAGGACAAGCTGCACCTCTATGAAAGGACACGGGTGCTGAGCCCGGGCAACACGGCGCCCACGGGAACGCATCCCGCCCTCTGGGTAGCACTGCTGTGTTTGTGTTGGCTGTGCTTGTTATAG